The nucleotide window GCCCAGGATGCGGAGGCCCACGTCGGGCCGCGACTGGATCCGCTGCAGCACCGCGGCGACCGGCTCGCCGTCGCCCACGATGACGACTTGACGCAGGTTGAGGCCTCGCCGTCGCGCGAAGCGGAGCGCCTCGCGGAACGCGGCCCGGGAGAACCAGACCACCCCGATCGAGAGCAGCCAGAAATAGATGATGACGACGCGGGAGTACTCGTACTCCTTGAAGAAGAAGGCCATCACCGACACCAGCACGAGCCCGCCCATGGTGGACGCCTTGGCGATGTCGGCGGCCTCCGAGAGATGCGAGCCGATGCGGCGCGGGCGGTAGAGATCGAAGGCGTGGAAGCACACGCCCCACACCACCAGGATCGGCAGCAGCATGAGCAGGTAGGGCCCCAGCGGGGGGACCGCCCCGCCGGTGAT belongs to Candidatus Methylomirabilota bacterium and includes:
- a CDS encoding undecaprenyl-phosphate glucose phosphotransferase produces the protein MLKAYSRLLEQLMLACDLLLVAVCWLLAYGLRFYVIVPPITGGAVPPLGPYLLMLLPILVVWGVCFHAFDLYRPRRIGSHLSEAADIAKASTMGGLVLVSVMAFFFKEYEYSRVVIIYFWLLSIGVVWFSRAAFREALRFARRRGLNLRQVVIVGDGEPVAAVLQRIQSRPDVGLRILGLVGDDKDGSRDGRWLGGYADLRTVLDSREVDHVIIALAHEDYARLPGLLDAIGDEPVTIHVVPDLFRFTSL